One genomic window of Trichlorobacter lovleyi includes the following:
- a CDS encoding ion transporter, with protein sequence MSILRQKIYTIIFESDTPAGKAFDLALIFFILLSVVLVMLDSLPDMHDRWGIWLLGAELLITILFTIEYALRLYCARRPLRYAGSFFGIVDLLAIIPTYAGIFAPGLHFLATIRILRVLRIFRILNMVQFMGEGNSLWLALKRSRHKIAVFLSTVLTVVVFVGSLMYLIEGAEGGFTSIPKSIYWAIVTMTTVGYGDIAPKTPLGQIVASLLMVVGYGIIAVPTGIVTSEMMRPKAPAQDEICPCCGRKLEEQP encoded by the coding sequence ATGAGCATACTCCGCCAAAAAATCTATACCATCATCTTTGAATCCGACACACCCGCCGGTAAGGCCTTTGATCTGGCCCTGATCTTTTTTATCCTGTTGTCAGTCGTACTGGTGATGCTTGACAGCCTGCCTGATATGCATGATCGCTGGGGCATCTGGCTGCTTGGGGCCGAGCTGCTGATAACCATCCTGTTCACGATTGAATACGCCTTGCGTCTTTACTGCGCCCGCCGCCCCCTCCGCTATGCCGGCAGTTTTTTTGGTATAGTTGACCTGCTGGCCATTATCCCCACCTATGCCGGCATCTTTGCGCCCGGCCTGCATTTTCTGGCCACTATCCGTATCCTGCGGGTACTACGGATTTTCCGTATCCTGAATATGGTGCAGTTTATGGGGGAAGGAAACAGCCTCTGGCTGGCCCTGAAAAGAAGCCGTCACAAGATAGCGGTGTTTCTTTCCACGGTATTGACCGTGGTCGTGTTCGTGGGCAGCCTGATGTACCTGATCGAAGGAGCAGAGGGCGGTTTCACCAGTATTCCCAAGAGCATCTACTGGGCTATCGTTACCATGACCACCGTAGGCTATGGTGATATTGCTCCCAAAACACCACTGGGGCAGATCGTGGCTTCATTGCTGATGGTGGTCGGTTACGGCATCATCGCCGTACCTACCGGCATCGTTACCAGCGAGATGATGCGCCCCAAGGCTCCTGCCCAGGATGAGATCTGTCCCTGCTGCGGCAGAAAGTTGGAGGAGCAGCCGTGA
- a CDS encoding biotin/lipoyl-containing protein has product MKKLRITLEGKAYEVMVELLEDTGSAPAAPLHHAPALPVQPVSAPVTAPPPPVATPVSDGCTTVVCPMAGLVFKCPVKAGDPVTLNQVVVVLDAMKMETPVYAPVAGTVRAVLVKEGDAVDEGHSLLQIEG; this is encoded by the coding sequence ATGAAGAAATTGAGGATTACCCTTGAAGGCAAGGCCTACGAAGTGATGGTTGAGCTGCTTGAAGATACCGGTTCGGCACCAGCCGCCCCGCTACATCATGCCCCGGCGCTGCCGGTGCAGCCGGTTTCTGCTCCGGTCACAGCCCCACCACCACCTGTGGCAACACCGGTTAGCGATGGCTGTACCACGGTTGTCTGTCCCATGGCCGGTCTGGTCTTCAAATGTCCGGTGAAAGCGGGTGATCCGGTTACCCTGAATCAGGTGGTGGTCGTGTTGGACGCCATGAAGATGGAGACACCGGTCTATGCGCCGGTAGCTGGTACGGTACGGGCTGTGCTGGTCAAGGAAGGCGATGCCGTGGATGAAGGGCACAGCCTTTTGCAGATTGAGGGGTAA
- a CDS encoding Na+/H+ antiporter subunit B, producing MHSLILATAIRLLLPLMLLFSLFLLLRGHNEPGGGFVGGLVVAAAFALYTLAHGEKEGRRMLRIAPLQLVATGLLIALASGLLPLLAGLPFLTALWSSVPAPVIGHAGTPLLFDLGVYLLVAGMSLLIIFTLMEEN from the coding sequence ATGCATTCGCTTATCCTTGCCACTGCCATTCGCCTGCTCTTGCCGCTGATGCTGCTCTTTTCCCTGTTTCTTCTGCTGCGGGGACATAATGAGCCGGGGGGCGGTTTTGTGGGCGGTCTGGTGGTGGCCGCGGCCTTTGCCCTGTATACCCTGGCACACGGTGAAAAAGAGGGGCGCAGGATGCTGCGGATTGCGCCACTGCAATTGGTTGCAACGGGACTGTTGATCGCGCTGGCAAGCGGCCTTCTGCCGCTGCTGGCCGGGCTGCCGTTTTTGACGGCGCTCTGGAGTTCAGTCCCGGCGCCGGTGATAGGCCATGCCGGAACCCCGCTTCTGTTCGATCTGGGGGTTTACCTTCTGGTGGCAGGCATGTCGCTGCTGATCATCTTTACCCTGATGGAGGAAAACTAA
- a CDS encoding Na+/H+ antiporter subunit E, protein MTAFLANILLALAWMALTDSFHAGGFATGFLFGFFVIWIGRRDRHTASYHRRLLAIAAFIPYFIKEMVVANLRVAYDVLTPRDHMKPGIVAVPLDLETDLQITLLATCITLTPGTLSLLVSEDRQTLYVHAMYIDDPQLLVQEIKQGFEQRIREIVQ, encoded by the coding sequence ATGACCGCCTTTCTGGCCAATATCCTGCTGGCACTGGCCTGGATGGCGCTGACTGATTCGTTTCATGCCGGAGGGTTCGCAACCGGGTTTCTGTTCGGTTTCTTTGTGATCTGGATTGGCCGCCGCGACCGGCACACGGCCTCCTACCACCGTCGCCTGCTGGCCATCGCAGCGTTCATCCCCTATTTCATAAAGGAGATGGTGGTGGCCAACCTGCGGGTTGCCTACGATGTGCTGACCCCCCGGGACCATATGAAACCGGGGATCGTTGCCGTGCCCCTAGACCTGGAAACCGACCTGCAGATCACCCTGCTGGCCACCTGCATCACCCTGACGCCGGGCACCCTGAGTCTGCTTGTGTCTGAAGACCGGCAAACGCTTTATGTGCACGCCATGTACATCGATGACCCGCAGTTGCTGGTTCAGGAAATCAAGCAGGGTTTTGAACAACGGATACGGGAGATTGTCCAATGA
- a CDS encoding Na+/H+ antiporter subunit D, whose product MRTLLFFPLIIPLATAVLGLLAWNHRTVQRWLGIGSTALLTVVGSNILVQVQHYGIQSVQAGNWPAPFGITLVADTFSSLLLLATGVMGLCVTVYSLADADSDQESRGYHPLLQVLLLGVCGSFLTGDLFNLYVWFEVMLIASFVLLALGGKREQMEGAIKYVALNLIASALLLAGIGLLYGVTGTLNMAHLAIRLQEMPHTGTVPVIAVLLFCAFSIKAAVFPFYFWLPASYHTPPVAVITIFSALLSKVGIYVLIRVFTLIFPQETMAGQPLILGAAGLTMLFGALGALAQPELRRLLSFCVISQIGYLLMGLGLMTPLALAGSIFFMLHIMAAKSTLFLTTGLIARMIGTTVLKELGGLYRRYPLLAVLFLMPALSVAGIPPLSGFWGKLALVQAGLQGKQYLLVTVALGVSVLTLYYLVTAWIDVFWKNRPAGAAELHSPAPVRRRQMLAPALLLTLLSLIMGLLPELVFKLCRTAAEQLLHNDAYIKAVLGATQ is encoded by the coding sequence ATGAGAACCCTCCTGTTCTTTCCCCTGATCATACCACTTGCTACGGCGGTGCTGGGGCTGCTGGCCTGGAACCACCGGACGGTCCAGCGCTGGCTGGGTATCGGCTCCACGGCACTGCTGACCGTCGTAGGCAGCAACATTTTAGTACAGGTGCAGCATTACGGCATTCAGAGTGTCCAGGCCGGCAACTGGCCTGCGCCGTTCGGCATTACCCTGGTGGCAGACACCTTCAGTTCCCTGCTGCTGCTTGCAACCGGGGTAATGGGACTCTGCGTCACGGTCTATTCCCTGGCGGATGCAGATTCAGACCAGGAGTCCCGGGGGTATCACCCTCTCCTGCAGGTGCTTCTGTTAGGGGTCTGTGGATCATTTTTAACCGGTGACCTGTTTAATCTGTATGTCTGGTTTGAGGTCATGCTGATCGCCTCCTTTGTGCTGCTTGCACTGGGTGGCAAACGGGAGCAGATGGAGGGGGCCATCAAATATGTGGCCCTGAACCTGATCGCCTCGGCGTTGCTGCTGGCCGGCATCGGCCTGCTGTACGGCGTGACCGGCACGTTGAATATGGCCCATCTGGCCATCAGATTGCAGGAAATGCCCCACACCGGCACCGTACCGGTGATCGCAGTCCTGCTATTCTGTGCCTTCAGCATCAAGGCTGCCGTGTTTCCGTTCTATTTCTGGCTGCCGGCCTCCTACCATACGCCGCCGGTTGCAGTGATCACCATCTTTTCGGCGCTGCTGTCCAAGGTGGGCATCTACGTACTGATCCGGGTCTTTACCCTGATCTTTCCACAGGAAACCATGGCCGGACAGCCGTTGATTCTGGGGGCGGCAGGACTGACCATGCTGTTTGGCGCACTGGGGGCGCTCGCCCAGCCGGAACTGAGGCGGCTGCTCTCCTTTTGCGTGATCAGCCAGATCGGCTACCTGCTGATGGGGCTGGGGTTGATGACACCTCTGGCCCTGGCCGGCAGTATCTTTTTCATGCTGCATATCATGGCTGCCAAATCCACCCTGTTCCTGACCACCGGACTGATTGCCCGGATGATCGGCACGACTGTCCTGAAAGAGCTTGGCGGCCTGTACCGGCGCTATCCCCTGCTGGCGGTCCTTTTTCTGATGCCTGCACTTTCTGTGGCAGGCATCCCCCCCCTATCCGGCTTCTGGGGCAAACTGGCCCTTGTGCAGGCCGGCCTGCAGGGCAAACAGTACCTGCTGGTGACCGTAGCGCTTGGGGTCAGCGTACTGACCCTCTATTATCTGGTCACGGCCTGGATTGACGTTTTCTGGAAGAACCGGCCCGCAGGTGCTGCAGAGCTGCACTCTCCAGCACCTGTTCGCCGCAGGCAGATGCTGGCTCCCGCCCTGCTGCTTACCCTGCTGTCGCTGATAATGGGACTGCTGCCGGAATTGGTGTTCAAACTCTGCCGTACAGCTGCGGAACAGCTCCTGCACAATGACGCGTATATCAAGGCTGTGCTTGGGGCAACACAATGA
- a CDS encoding Na+/H+ antiporter subunit C — MLAVVIGGLYAAGMYLMVRRSIVKMIFGLALLGNAANLLIFTVGRLTRGRPPHVPVDGVLSPLPVADPVPQALILTAIVIGFGVQAFALVLIKRVYQTVGSDDQDEMTTENKGQGEDA, encoded by the coding sequence ATGCTGGCGGTAGTCATAGGCGGGCTTTATGCCGCAGGCATGTACCTGATGGTGCGCCGCAGCATCGTCAAGATGATCTTTGGCCTGGCACTGCTGGGTAATGCAGCAAACCTGCTGATCTTTACCGTGGGACGCCTGACCCGCGGCAGACCGCCCCATGTACCTGTTGATGGTGTTTTGTCCCCCCTGCCGGTTGCTGATCCGGTACCCCAAGCCCTGATCCTGACCGCCATTGTAATCGGTTTTGGTGTGCAGGCCTTTGCCCTGGTACTGATCAAGCGGGTTTATCAAACCGTGGGCAGCGATGATCAGGATGAGATGACAACAGAAAACAAGGGGCAAGGGGAAGACGCATGA
- a CDS encoding OadG family protein — protein MSSPTQQTVTTVPQNPAIFKVLPDGTVLYKTWQDAETARQQQKTGNPTGTSVKKRSQVKYGESYLNKDGQAVPYTLGSLVEFQFTGLIVVIVVLAGLSLICSAIGRLIKQLGPAGTAATAPLTAPLTTTAVQQSGIHPGLTDPQLVVLLTAAASEMLGGPVRVEKFKPLTTKDLNWAAQGRSSLQSHRLK, from the coding sequence ATGTCATCACCAACGCAACAGACCGTTACCACTGTCCCTCAAAATCCGGCAATCTTCAAGGTGCTGCCTGATGGAACGGTGCTCTACAAGACCTGGCAGGATGCTGAAACGGCCCGGCAACAGCAAAAAACAGGCAATCCGACCGGGACAAGCGTTAAGAAACGTTCACAGGTAAAGTACGGCGAAAGCTATTTGAACAAGGATGGCCAGGCCGTGCCTTACACGCTGGGCAGCCTGGTCGAGTTCCAGTTCACCGGACTGATCGTGGTGATTGTGGTCCTGGCCGGCTTGAGTCTGATCTGCTCGGCCATTGGCCGGTTGATAAAGCAGCTGGGCCCTGCCGGTACAGCTGCTACCGCTCCGCTGACAGCCCCGCTAACAACAACGGCAGTTCAACAATCCGGAATCCATCCCGGTCTGACAGATCCGCAGCTGGTGGTCCTGCTGACTGCTGCAGCCAGCGAGATGCTGGGCGGGCCGGTCCGGGTGGAGAAGTTCAAACCCCTGACAACAAAAGATCTGAACTGGGCTGCTCAGGGGCGCAGCAGTCTGCAGTCGCATCGCCTGAAATAG
- a CDS encoding putative monovalent cation/H+ antiporter subunit A, whose product MLLALLLAIPLSLFGWFVLQIGPVASGQTLQASFAWLPSLGIALSFRLDGLGLLFALLISGIGALVLLYASSYLHGHPHWGRFNGFILAFMAAMLGTVLAGDLFTLFIFWELTGLCSFLLIGFDYQQEESRRAAFQALLVTGAGGLALLAGIILLSQIVGSSDLTIILDSGGLVRSHNLYLPILLLMLAGAFTKSAQFPFHFWLPGAMAAPTPVSAYLHSATMVKLGIFLLARFSPVLGGTDSWFVCLTCIGGITLLLGAVKALLRTDLKQILAWTTVSALGMLTLLLGLGTPLAMTAAMLLLAVHALYKSSLFLTAGAVDHGSGTRDITRLGGIGRSMPQVALAGGLAALSMAGMLPLAGFIAKELFYEASLHAPSSPWLVTAVVFLGNSLTVAAALLAGYLPFYGTLKDTGLHPHQVDLRLWLPPLIPAMLGLLIGFFPAVFGSLLVAPAVARVAGRPVPVELALWHGFNPVLLLSIITLGTGLALFRLHRKIKLPTQPTKWDTEQLYHLLLAGLPGFAGMITRYLQNGRLRYYLMTVTGTAVALMAVTLFTSSTDSMDLPKPDGSLHEWLTALIILSGALMATMTDSRLAAVAALGVVGYGVALIYILFGAPDLAMTQFCIETLSIILFVLVLHKLPRFALLSSTGSRLRDMVVALGIGSIMTLLVWHAVSQPLIPSLSAWFMQQSLPAGHGRNVVNVILVDFRALDTLGEITVLAVAALGVYAMLKPRSSKGGTD is encoded by the coding sequence ATGTTACTAGCTCTGTTACTTGCCATACCACTGAGCCTTTTTGGCTGGTTTGTACTGCAGATCGGTCCTGTTGCATCAGGTCAGACCCTGCAGGCGTCGTTTGCCTGGCTCCCCTCACTTGGCATTGCACTCTCCTTTCGTCTGGACGGTCTGGGACTGCTTTTTGCGTTGCTGATCAGCGGCATTGGTGCACTGGTGCTGCTCTACGCCTCATCCTATCTGCACGGCCACCCCCATTGGGGACGTTTCAACGGCTTTATTCTGGCTTTTATGGCCGCCATGCTGGGCACGGTACTGGCCGGTGATCTGTTCACCCTGTTTATCTTCTGGGAGTTGACGGGACTCTGTTCTTTTCTGTTGATCGGTTTCGACTACCAGCAGGAGGAATCCCGTCGTGCCGCGTTTCAGGCCTTGCTGGTAACCGGTGCAGGCGGACTGGCACTGCTGGCAGGAATCATTCTGCTGAGTCAGATTGTTGGCAGCAGCGACCTGACGATTATTTTGGACAGCGGGGGGCTGGTACGCAGCCACAACCTGTATCTGCCGATCCTGCTGCTGATGCTGGCCGGTGCCTTTACCAAATCCGCCCAATTCCCGTTCCACTTCTGGCTGCCCGGCGCCATGGCTGCTCCGACTCCGGTCAGCGCCTACCTGCATTCAGCCACCATGGTCAAACTGGGTATCTTCCTGTTGGCCAGGTTCTCACCCGTGTTGGGGGGGACTGACAGCTGGTTTGTCTGCCTGACCTGTATTGGCGGCATCACCCTGCTGTTGGGAGCGGTTAAGGCGCTGCTACGCACCGATCTGAAACAGATCCTGGCCTGGACCACGGTCAGCGCCCTGGGAATGCTGACCCTGCTGCTGGGATTAGGCACCCCGCTTGCCATGACTGCAGCCATGCTGCTGCTAGCGGTACATGCGCTGTACAAAAGTTCGCTGTTTCTGACTGCAGGTGCTGTTGATCACGGCTCAGGCACCCGTGACATCACACGCCTGGGAGGAATTGGACGCAGCATGCCACAGGTGGCCCTGGCTGGCGGCCTGGCAGCGCTTTCCATGGCCGGCATGCTGCCGCTGGCCGGTTTTATTGCCAAAGAGCTGTTCTACGAGGCCAGCCTGCATGCCCCGTCTTCTCCGTGGCTGGTTACGGCGGTGGTGTTTCTTGGCAACAGCCTGACAGTGGCAGCAGCTCTGCTGGCTGGCTACCTCCCTTTTTACGGGACGCTCAAGGATACCGGCCTGCACCCCCATCAGGTTGATCTGCGGCTCTGGCTGCCGCCCCTGATCCCTGCCATGCTGGGGCTTCTGATCGGATTCTTTCCCGCTGTCTTCGGCAGTCTGCTGGTGGCCCCGGCCGTTGCCCGGGTCGCAGGCAGACCGGTTCCGGTTGAGCTGGCACTCTGGCATGGTTTTAACCCGGTATTGCTCCTCAGTATCATCACCCTGGGAACTGGTCTGGCACTGTTCAGATTGCACAGAAAAATCAAGCTGCCGACACAGCCAACCAAATGGGATACTGAGCAGCTGTATCATCTGCTGCTGGCTGGTCTGCCCGGTTTTGCCGGCATGATCACCCGTTATCTGCAGAATGGCCGTCTACGTTACTATCTGATGACCGTAACCGGTACGGCTGTAGCCCTGATGGCGGTGACCCTCTTCACCAGTAGCACCGACAGCATGGATCTGCCCAAACCGGACGGCAGTCTGCATGAGTGGCTGACAGCGTTGATAATCCTCTCCGGTGCCCTGATGGCCACCATGACCGATTCCCGTCTGGCTGCAGTGGCAGCCCTCGGAGTAGTGGGCTATGGTGTCGCCTTGATCTACATCCTCTTTGGCGCCCCTGATCTGGCCATGACCCAGTTCTGCATTGAGACCCTTTCCATCATCCTGTTTGTGCTGGTGCTGCACAAACTACCCCGGTTTGCCCTGCTTTCCAGTACCGGATCACGGCTGAGGGATATGGTTGTTGCCCTCGGGATTGGCAGCATCATGACCCTGCTTGTCTGGCATGCCGTGTCGCAACCATTGATTCCATCACTAAGCGCCTGGTTTATGCAACAGAGCCTGCCAGCCGGGCATGGCCGCAATGTAGTTAATGTGATTCTGGTGGATTTTCGCGCACTGGATACCCTGGGCGAAATCACGGTGCTGGCAGTGGCAGCCCTGGGTGTGTATGCCATGCTGAAGCCCCGTTCCAGCAAGGGAGGGACAGACTGA
- a CDS encoding cation:proton antiporter: MTLATYISWCILPLLGTGMLLTFIRVLRGPSLPDRVVALDLMATFIIATSAVYSIASNQPSYLDAAVVLALITFLGTVAFAYYLHKRGRNA; the protein is encoded by the coding sequence ATGACGCTTGCGACCTATATATCCTGGTGTATCCTGCCGTTGCTGGGCACGGGGATGCTGCTTACCTTTATCCGGGTACTGCGTGGTCCCAGTCTGCCTGACCGGGTGGTGGCCCTGGACTTGATGGCCACCTTTATTATTGCAACGTCAGCGGTCTACTCCATTGCCAGCAACCAGCCCTCCTACCTGGATGCTGCCGTAGTGCTGGCCCTGATAACCTTTCTGGGTACCGTGGCCTTTGCCTACTATCTGCACAAACGGGGGCGCAATGCGTGA
- a CDS encoding sodium ion-translocating decarboxylase subunit beta, producing MTNVLNEVMQMFIHDTGFQYITGSMLIMWAICGLLFYLAIKKQYEPLLLLPIAFGALMANLPTRALYDGGWTVDGMFYPTAGLYFFISQGIHLELFPPIIFLGVGALTDFGPLIANPRTLLLGGAAQLGVFATMLCAVLSGMFTLGEASSIGIIGGADGPTSIFLANKLAPHLIGPIAVAAYTYMSLVPLIQPPIMRALTTDAERRIRMKSLRKVSKLERLVFPLVVMVLCIMVVPDASALIAMLMLGNLLRESGVVDRLVKACQNEIINVTTIFLGTAVGMTMQAEIFLRPTTLAIIAMGVVAFGLSTVGGVVMAKIMNKLSPNNPVNPLIGSAGVSAVPMAARVSQTVGSEFDPQNHLLMHAMGPNVAGVIGTAVAAGYMISRLAGQ from the coding sequence ATGACAAACGTCCTGAATGAAGTCATGCAGATGTTTATCCATGACACCGGGTTTCAGTATATTACCGGATCGATGCTGATCATGTGGGCCATCTGTGGCCTGCTGTTTTACCTGGCGATCAAGAAACAGTATGAACCACTCTTGCTGCTGCCGATCGCCTTTGGTGCCCTGATGGCGAATCTGCCAACCCGCGCCCTGTACGATGGGGGCTGGACCGTTGACGGCATGTTTTATCCCACAGCCGGGCTCTACTTCTTTATCAGCCAAGGGATCCACCTGGAGCTGTTCCCGCCGATCATCTTTCTGGGGGTAGGGGCGCTGACGGACTTTGGCCCCCTGATCGCCAATCCGCGTACCCTGCTGCTGGGCGGCGCTGCCCAACTGGGGGTGTTCGCCACCATGCTTTGCGCCGTGCTGTCAGGCATGTTTACGCTGGGAGAGGCCTCCTCCATCGGCATTATTGGTGGCGCCGACGGTCCCACCTCGATCTTTCTGGCAAACAAGCTGGCACCACACCTGATCGGTCCGATTGCCGTGGCAGCCTATACCTACATGAGTCTGGTGCCGTTGATCCAGCCTCCGATCATGCGGGCCTTGACCACCGATGCAGAGCGCAGGATCAGGATGAAGAGCCTGCGGAAGGTCAGCAAACTTGAACGGCTTGTTTTTCCGTTGGTGGTGATGGTGCTCTGCATCATGGTGGTGCCGGATGCCTCGGCCCTGATTGCCATGTTGATGCTGGGCAATCTGTTGCGGGAGTCCGGCGTGGTGGATCGCCTGGTCAAGGCCTGTCAGAATGAGATCATCAATGTCACCACCATCTTCCTGGGCACTGCGGTGGGGATGACCATGCAGGCCGAAATCTTTCTGCGTCCCACCACCCTGGCTATCATAGCCATGGGGGTGGTGGCCTTTGGACTGTCAACGGTCGGTGGTGTGGTGATGGCCAAGATCATGAACAAACTCTCTCCCAATAACCCGGTGAATCCTTTGATCGGTTCGGCCGGTGTCTCTGCCGTGCCGATGGCAGCCAGGGTCAGCCAGACGGTTGGCTCTGAGTTTGATCCTCAGAACCATCTGCTGATGCATGCCATGGGGCCCAACGTGGCCGGGGTAATCGGTACCGCCGTGGCTGCCGGCTATATGATCAGCCGTCTGGCAGGGCAATAA
- the mnhG gene encoding monovalent cation/H(+) antiporter subunit G yields the protein MRDTVIVLLLFGGTFFAFVAALGVVRMPDIYMRISAASKASTLGTSCILAAVALYFASTAVTGKVVAIIAFTLLTAPVAAHMLGRAAYFSGEPLWEKSTADELGASGAWCDSKSTNQPELPDREKP from the coding sequence ATGCGTGACACGGTGATCGTTCTGCTGCTGTTTGGCGGCACCTTTTTTGCGTTTGTCGCGGCCCTCGGGGTGGTCCGGATGCCGGACATCTACATGCGCATCTCAGCCGCCTCAAAGGCATCAACCCTTGGAACGAGCTGTATTCTGGCTGCTGTCGCATTATATTTCGCCAGCACCGCCGTTACCGGCAAGGTGGTGGCAATCATCGCCTTTACCCTGCTGACCGCTCCGGTGGCAGCCCATATGCTTGGCCGGGCCGCCTATTTCAGCGGTGAACCGCTCTGGGAAAAGAGTACGGCAGACGAATTAGGGGCGTCAGGGGCATGGTGTGACAGCAAGAGCACCAATCAGCCGGAATTACCCGACAGGGAAAAGCCATGA